DNA sequence from the Parascardovia denticolens DSM 10105 = JCM 12538 genome:
CCGCGACCGCAAGGCCCGCAAGGGTGATTTCCGCAAGCTGTGGATCACCCGCATCAACGTGGCCGTCCGCGCCGAAGGCATGACTTACAACCGCTTCATCCAGGGTCTGCGCCTGGCCGGCATCGAACTCGATCGCCGCGCTTTGGCTGACCTGGCCGTGAACGATCATGACACTTTCGTCTCCATCGTGGATGCCGCCAAGAAGGCTCTGCCGGCGGACGTGAACGCTCCCGCCAAGTAAGCAAGGTCGGGGCAAGCGGAAAGTCGGAACGGCTGATGAGCCGGAACCTACAGCTCCGAGAAGGGGAGCGCCCTCCCTTTCGATTCAGGGGATGGTCTTGGAACCATCCCTTTTTTCATGCCTTTCGTTCATTTCGCTCGTCCCCTCATCCCGGTCTAGGAAGGATTTCGCTCTAGGCCTTCTTACTTGCACGTTCTAATGTGAAGAAGCCTCCTATCAGAGGCGTGTCCTTTTGTGATTCCGCCTTTTCTAGAGTAGAGTGGGAGTGTGCGAGATGCAACGTTTGCGTCTCCTCAAAGAAGTCTCATTCAATGAAGATAAGACGTAGAGTATGGTCTCCATCTTCAGATAGAAAGGAATCAGATGGGTGATTCAGCACAATCCAAAGATCAGCATATTGTCGTAGCCCTGGGCGAGCTTTTGTGGGACATGCTTCCCACCGGCAAACGAGCCGGTGGCGCCCCTGCGAATTTCTGCTACCATTCCATGAAGAACGGGGCCGATGGATATGCGATCAGCGCTTTGGGAGAAGACGAACTCGGAGATGAGCTGGAAGCAGAGGTCAAGAAGGCCGGCATCAAGCATGTGATCAAACGCAACGCTTATCCGACCGGAACCGTGGAAGTCCATCTGAGCGATGGCATCCCGACCTACGACATCGTCAAGGACGTCGCTTGGGACCATATCCCCTTCACCAAGGACATGGTCGATCTGGTCAAGCAGGCCGACGCCGTCTGCTACGGGACCTTGGCCTGCCGCAGCCAGGAATCACATGACACCATCATGCGTTTGCTCGACCAGGTCCATCCTGGCACCATGAAGTATTTCGACATCAACCTTCGCGGCGATTTCTACTCCAAGATCCTCATCGAAGAGCAGCTCGAATCCGCCACCG
Encoded proteins:
- the rplT gene encoding 50S ribosomal protein L20, yielding MARVKRAVNAHKKRRVVLERAKGYRGQRSRLYRKAKEQLLHSFTYSFRDRKARKGDFRKLWITRINVAVRAEGMTYNRFIQGLRLAGIELDRRALADLAVNDHDTFVSIVDAAKKALPADVNAPAK
- a CDS encoding carbohydrate kinase family protein, with the protein product MGDSAQSKDQHIVVALGELLWDMLPTGKRAGGAPANFCYHSMKNGADGYAISALGEDELGDELEAEVKKAGIKHVIKRNAYPTGTVEVHLSDGIPTYDIVKDVAWDHIPFTKDMVDLVKQADAVCYGTLACRSQESHDTIMRLLDQVHPGTMKYFDINLRGDFYSKILIEEQLESATVFKINDEEITQLQTMFSVPGTPEEVAQWFLKQYDLDYVILTAGSEYSEVFGKGGAFSKVVTPKVEVIDTVGAGDSFSGVFCIEILKGTPLHLAHKRAANVAAYVCTKAGAWPEYPDEIPDYVADQGLE